Proteins from a genomic interval of Paenibacillus sp. FSL R5-0623:
- a CDS encoding alpha-glycosidase, translating to MILEAIYHRPKLNWSYAYDRSTMHLRLRSKRGDLDAVIAITGDKYAWDRTITHIPMHIFARDEMFDYWEAETSPPYRRLRYGFQLIQGEESVWMTERGFEQALPDHPLEFFDFPFMNPVDIFEPPAWVKDAVFYQIFPERYANGDPSISPKNAEPWGGEPTPVNFFGGDLQGVLDHLDHISQLGINAIYFCPLFEATTNHKYNTGDYMKVDPHFGTNEQFKAFVDACHQRGIRVVLDAVFNHSGREFPPFVDVMKNGASSPYADWFYIKDWPPRVEDGIPTYDTFAFEPLMPKLNTEHPEVKAYLLEVGRFWIEEMDIDGWRLDVANEVDHQFWREFRQTVKAIKPDAYLLGEIWHDSLMWLQGDQFDAVMNYPFTNSVLDYTVHGKLDGLGFANEIGKLLAAYSQPVTEAAFNLLGSHDTPRLLSLCDGDERKMKLAVTLLLTYPGVPCIYYGDEVGLDGGYDPGCRKCMEWDETKQNRGLLEFFTRTIALRKQHPALRSTELKIVYAKAGDPCLAIERLDSNSGERMLLVLNAGDEPCTLELPLADRNVWRNLFTSNTVEARQNKLTLDLEAYGFSLLQMEAKQPAKA from the coding sequence ATGATTCTTGAAGCCATTTACCACCGCCCCAAACTCAATTGGTCTTATGCTTATGACCGCTCGACTATGCACCTCCGACTTCGGTCCAAACGTGGGGATCTGGATGCGGTGATTGCCATTACCGGTGACAAATATGCCTGGGATCGGACGATCACACATATCCCTATGCACATCTTTGCCCGGGATGAAATGTTCGATTATTGGGAAGCCGAGACTTCACCTCCCTATCGCAGATTGCGGTATGGATTCCAACTGATTCAGGGAGAGGAATCGGTCTGGATGACGGAGCGCGGATTCGAGCAGGCGCTGCCTGATCATCCACTTGAATTCTTTGATTTTCCATTTATGAATCCAGTCGACATTTTTGAACCGCCTGCCTGGGTTAAGGACGCTGTGTTTTATCAGATTTTCCCTGAACGTTATGCCAATGGCGATCCATCCATCAGCCCCAAAAATGCAGAACCCTGGGGAGGAGAACCTACACCGGTGAACTTCTTCGGCGGTGATCTCCAAGGTGTGCTGGATCATCTGGATCATATAAGTCAGCTTGGCATCAATGCCATCTACTTCTGTCCGCTGTTCGAGGCCACGACGAATCACAAATACAATACAGGCGATTACATGAAAGTTGATCCTCACTTCGGAACCAATGAACAGTTCAAGGCGTTCGTGGACGCCTGTCATCAGCGCGGCATACGTGTCGTTCTGGATGCAGTATTCAATCATTCCGGCAGAGAGTTCCCTCCTTTTGTCGATGTCATGAAGAATGGAGCCTCTTCCCCCTACGCAGACTGGTTCTATATCAAGGACTGGCCGCCACGTGTGGAGGATGGCATACCGACTTATGACACTTTTGCCTTTGAACCGCTTATGCCGAAGCTAAATACAGAACACCCTGAGGTGAAGGCATATCTGCTGGAGGTAGGACGTTTCTGGATTGAAGAGATGGACATTGACGGCTGGAGGCTCGATGTAGCCAACGAGGTGGATCATCAGTTCTGGCGCGAATTCCGTCAGACGGTAAAAGCCATCAAGCCTGACGCCTATCTGCTCGGTGAGATCTGGCATGATTCGCTCATGTGGCTTCAGGGAGACCAGTTCGATGCCGTGATGAATTATCCGTTTACCAACTCGGTGTTGGACTACACGGTGCATGGCAAGCTCGATGGACTTGGATTCGCCAATGAGATCGGCAAACTGCTTGCAGCCTATTCACAGCCTGTAACGGAAGCCGCCTTCAATCTGCTTGGAAGTCATGATACACCCAGACTGCTGTCCTTGTGTGATGGAGATGAGCGCAAGATGAAGCTTGCCGTTACGTTACTACTAACGTATCCAGGTGTACCATGTATCTATTATGGAGACGAAGTGGGACTTGATGGCGGATATGATCCGGGTTGCCGCAAGTGTATGGAGTGGGATGAGACCAAGCAGAACCGCGGGCTTCTGGAATTCTTCACCCGTACGATTGCCCTGCGCAAACAGCACCCTGCCCTGCGCAGCACGGAACTGAAGATTGTATATGCAAAAGCCGGAGATCCCTGTCTTGCCATTGAACGATTGGATTCGAATTCGGGCGAGCGTATGCTTCTTGTGCTGAATGCGGGTGATGAGCCGTGTACCCTTGAACTCCCTTTGGCAGATCGTAACGTCTGGCGAAATCTGTTCACATCAAACACCGTGGAAGCTCGGCAAAATAAACTGACCCTCGATCTGGAAGCATACGGATTCTCCTTACTGCAAATGGAGGCCAAACAACCCGCGAAAGCCTGA
- a CDS encoding iron-siderophore ABC transporter substrate-binding protein, with product MYKVKKKLYIYAALILMISLLAGCASGGSAETTNTSSQAASSNESNNESDTTASATEDQTRVIKHAMGETTIKGTPQKIVTLFQGANDVVVALGVKPTGVVESWVQQPVYEYLRADLDGVPQVGQESQPNLEEINKLKPDLIIATKIRHEEIYEQLSQIAPTVVTETLFDWKETVKTVGEAMNMVEQSDKLLSDWDGRVADFKEKMGDRLPIEATITNFRADQVRIFYMGYAGKILNELGFTRPAGHDADTWGVELTSKENIPEMNADMIFNFNSGTETDAIQKNYDDWTSSPLWKNLDAVKNNQLVQVDEVAWNMAGGYTSANMMLDDLYKQFNLN from the coding sequence ATGTATAAAGTAAAGAAAAAGTTATACATTTATGCAGCACTTATTCTGATGATTTCACTACTTGCTGGTTGTGCTTCGGGTGGAAGTGCCGAGACAACGAATACGTCCAGCCAAGCTGCAAGCAGCAATGAGAGCAATAATGAAAGTGATACAACCGCCAGTGCGACTGAAGATCAGACCCGAGTGATCAAACATGCCATGGGCGAAACCACAATCAAGGGAACCCCGCAAAAGATCGTGACACTGTTCCAGGGTGCGAATGATGTCGTTGTTGCACTTGGCGTGAAACCGACAGGCGTGGTGGAATCATGGGTTCAGCAGCCGGTATATGAATATCTGAGAGCAGATCTGGACGGAGTTCCACAAGTAGGACAGGAATCGCAGCCCAATCTAGAAGAGATCAACAAGTTGAAACCCGACTTGATTATTGCTACGAAGATCAGACATGAAGAGATCTATGAGCAACTGTCGCAGATCGCACCAACGGTAGTGACGGAGACGCTTTTTGACTGGAAAGAAACGGTGAAAACTGTTGGGGAAGCGATGAATATGGTTGAGCAATCGGATAAATTGTTGTCTGATTGGGATGGCCGTGTAGCAGATTTCAAAGAGAAAATGGGTGACCGTCTGCCGATTGAAGCAACCATTACGAACTTTAGGGCCGATCAGGTTCGTATTTTCTACATGGGTTATGCAGGTAAAATTCTGAACGAGCTTGGATTCACCAGACCTGCTGGACATGATGCAGATACATGGGGAGTAGAATTGACTTCCAAAGAGAACATTCCGGAGATGAATGCAGACATGATCTTTAACTTCAATTCAGGCACAGAAACCGATGCCATTCAGAAAAATTATGATGATTGGACCAGCAGTCCACTGTGGAAAAACCTTGATGCAGTCAAGAACAACCAACTGGTTCAGGTCGATGAAGTGGCCTGGAACATGGCAGGTGGATACACATCGGCCAACATGATGCTGGACGATCTATATAAGCAGTTCAACCTGAACTAA
- a CDS encoding iron ABC transporter permease, translating to MFPLFTKASAKIYGLAGLFILLLLACLASMILGRTHITFQMAWEALHFYDESSVEHVVLLTERLPRTVIAAVVGASLAVAGGLMQALTRNPLASPSVFGINAGAIFFIVIAIVVLSVSSLTTMMWFGFAGAAVAAAIVYGLGSLGRDGLTPIKIVLAGTAISALFASFTQAILVLDGTGLQDVLFWLAGSVSGRTLDMLYPVLPYMTAAAIVSLFMGRAINLLLTGDDIAKGMGQNVILIKVLMGIVTVLLAGGSVAVAGSIGLVGLVVPHIMRALVGNDYRWLVPYSIVGGAILLLSADVVARLVIMPQEVPLGVMTALIGGPFFVYIARKGVTKI from the coding sequence ATGTTTCCCCTTTTTACAAAGGCAAGTGCCAAGATCTATGGACTGGCTGGTTTATTCATATTACTTCTACTTGCTTGCCTAGCCAGTATGATTCTGGGACGTACACATATCACGTTTCAGATGGCATGGGAAGCACTGCATTTCTATGACGAGAGTTCTGTGGAACATGTGGTTCTGCTGACGGAACGGTTGCCACGTACAGTTATTGCTGCTGTTGTAGGAGCAAGTTTGGCGGTGGCGGGTGGGCTGATGCAGGCATTGACACGTAACCCGCTGGCATCACCAAGTGTATTCGGGATCAATGCAGGTGCGATCTTTTTTATTGTCATTGCTATTGTGGTATTGTCCGTATCTTCGCTCACTACCATGATGTGGTTTGGTTTTGCCGGAGCTGCCGTTGCGGCGGCAATTGTATATGGGCTAGGTTCCCTCGGTCGTGATGGCCTGACACCGATCAAAATTGTACTGGCGGGTACGGCTATCTCAGCATTGTTTGCCTCGTTCACACAGGCCATTCTGGTGCTGGATGGAACCGGATTGCAGGATGTACTGTTCTGGCTTGCCGGTTCAGTAAGTGGTCGGACGTTGGATATGTTATATCCTGTTCTGCCGTACATGACAGCCGCAGCCATTGTCTCTCTGTTCATGGGCAGAGCCATCAATCTGCTCTTGACGGGTGATGATATCGCCAAAGGCATGGGACAGAATGTAATTCTGATTAAGGTGCTCATGGGAATTGTTACGGTGTTGCTGGCGGGTGGTTCGGTTGCCGTAGCCGGTTCGATCGGGCTCGTTGGTCTGGTTGTCCCACATATCATGCGTGCACTTGTAGGCAACGATTACCGCTGGCTCGTTCCTTACTCTATTGTAGGGGGAGCGATTCTGCTGTTGTCTGCGGATGTGGTGGCAAGGCTGGTGATTATGCCGCAGGAAGTTCCACTTGGTGTCATGACTGCACTGATTGGCGGACCCTTCTTCGTGTACATTGCCCGTAAGGGGGTGACGAAGATATGA